ATGATATTTGCACCGCCATTTACTATGTGCTAAACTCTTAGTATCATCCATTGGATGCGCCTCCTTTGTTTAGAGTTATGCGGTCGGCAAACCTGCATTTATTCTAACAAAAGAGGCTGTTTTTTTCGACGTATAGCTATAAGCTTTTTGGAACCACATGCATAGCATGTGGTATTCGCTTACGCAATAAAAGGTGTATCAAAGACAATGAAGTCTTTAATACACCTGAGTTTTACTGGTGACCGACCACGGAATCGAACCGTGAACCTACTGATTATGAGTCCATGAATAGTTATTTTATACATAGTGACTAGGTTCTACGCATCGATATTTATTCCAGTCATATTCTATGATATCAGATTACACCGATATATTTAGCAGTATGAATGGCAATCATCGCTTCGTCTAACAACATTATCTCTAACTTGACAAGTAATTTACTTCAACGAAAGAATAACAAGATAGTTTCATTTTACAGTTAGTTTATATTAATCACTATTTCGCTCGTATAATTCTATTGCCAATAATTTCAGCATTTTTCGAAAAAGCAATAGCATTTTTTAGATTATCTATATCTTTAGATGATAATTTTATATCGTAATGATGCTCTTTACCTTGCAATCTAATAATTGGGTTACTTCCATTAGTAACTATTTCAACCCCTTGAATTACCTTTTTAATTGGCAAATCTACCGTTTCATATTTTCCACCCATAACTATTTGAGTAGACTTACCTCCGCCAGATTGTCCCGCAAAACTACCTATATCATAATCCCATTTTTTTTCTGTTGTTGAAAATATAATTTTATCCCAAAATACCCAATCAATGTCGCTAGAAAAGTGTACTATTTTAACTCTTTGATTTATTATGTCATCTGAATTTAAACCGACATACCAATAGACTGCAGTTTCAGCAGGATAAGAGCCTTGCCATTGAGTATACCATTCAGTCTTTTCAACTTCATCTGTTTTTTTATAAAATGTTCCAAGCATATCAATAACTGCTTTATTAGCATCGGCAATCGCCTTTTCCTTATCTTTTTCAGTTTTCTCTTGCGTGACGGCTGGTTCAGCAGGGGGCGTCGAATTTTTATTGCTGCAGCTGCCAAAAATAGCTACGATAATAATAAAGAAAACAATAATTGCTAGACAACCAATGCACCCCTTTTTTTTATCACTCTGCTTATTGGCTTGAGGCGGCTGGTTAAATGTTGGCTGAGGTATAGATGCCTGAACTTCACTTCGCGGCTCACCTAATTTATTGCCACAAGAACCACAAAAATTCACATCATCGGCTGATTCGTTTCCACATTTTTGACAATACTTCATAAATAATCAATACCCCCTCTGATACTTGTCAACTTGACTTCTTTTTGGATTAATTACTTCACGATATTCAGAAAATCTAATGTGTTTTTTGCAAACCATTTAACATGCTTAATATATAAATTGAGTATACACACATTAAGCCTTTAATTTTTATTAAAATAAAATTCTCGCCATAAAATGACAATTCCTTCTTTATTTTAGAAAACTAATCAGATTATGGAATAAATGTATAAATTAAACCATCTCTTTATAATGAATACCAACTATTAAAAAGTAAAGATAAGCAGAAACTCCCTATTGTTGCTGTCCTCTTTACCCCAATTAAAATAGATAAACCTTTGTTTTGGAAATTGTTTTATAAAAAACCTGCTAATCTATAAAATCTAGCAGGTTTCGAAGGTTTTGCCCATATTCGAAATGAAACTGCTAACAACCAAAAACATATCGATTTAATTGCATGCAAAAGAAAGGTTCATTGTTATCCAGCTTGAAAAAGCAGGGCTATTTCCATATCCCTATCTCTGCTTCTGAAATTTCACTTTATTTTTCTTAACCCCCACATTTAGCACAGAACCACTCAAACCTCACCTTGGCAGCGGTTTGGGCAACGGTCAAAAAAATAAAAGGTGTATCAAAGACAACGAAGTCTTTAATACACCTGAGTTTTACTGGTGACCCACCACGGAATCGAACCGTGAACCTACTGATTAAGAGTCAGTTGCTCTGCCAGTTGAGCTAGTGAGTCGTTGGCT
This region of Propionispora hippei DSM 15287 genomic DNA includes:
- a CDS encoding zinc-ribbon domain-containing protein, with product MKYCQKCGNESADDVNFCGSCGNKLGEPRSEVQASIPQPTFNQPPQANKQSDKKKGCIGCLAIIVFFIIIVAIFGSCSNKNSTPPAEPAVTQEKTEKDKEKAIADANKAVIDMLGTFYKKTDEVEKTEWYTQWQGSYPAETAVYWYVGLNSDDIINQRVKIVHFSSDIDWVFWDKIIFSTTEKKWDYDIGSFAGQSGGGKSTQIVMGGKYETVDLPIKKVIQGVEIVTNGSNPIIRLQGKEHHYDIKLSSKDIDNLKNAIAFSKNAEIIGNRIIRAK